Proteins co-encoded in one Cytophaga hutchinsonii ATCC 33406 genomic window:
- the frr gene encoding ribosome recycling factor, giving the protein MEEINLYLDDAKDSMQKAIKHTELELSKIRAGKASPNMFDGIMVDYYGSSTPLAQVATVSVPEPRSITIKAYEKSMVTTIEKAIRDANMGFNPQNDGDVIRINVPPLTEERRRDLVKQTKAEGESGKVRIRKIRQETNDELKKLLKDGASEDEVKRAEEVVQALTNDTSAKLEALIAAKEKELMTV; this is encoded by the coding sequence ATGGAAGAAATTAATTTATACTTAGACGACGCAAAAGATAGCATGCAAAAGGCTATCAAACATACAGAGCTTGAATTATCCAAGATCCGTGCGGGTAAAGCTTCTCCGAATATGTTTGACGGGATCATGGTAGATTACTACGGTTCATCTACACCGTTGGCGCAGGTTGCAACGGTTTCTGTTCCGGAGCCGCGTTCGATCACGATCAAGGCATACGAAAAATCCATGGTAACAACGATTGAAAAAGCGATTCGTGATGCAAACATGGGTTTCAATCCGCAGAACGATGGAGATGTGATCCGTATCAACGTACCGCCGCTTACAGAAGAGCGACGCAGAGACCTGGTAAAACAGACAAAGGCAGAAGGCGAGAGCGGTAAAGTACGCATCCGTAAGATCCGTCAGGAGACAAACGATGAGTTGAAAAAATTATTAAAGGACGGTGCTTCTGAAGACGAAGTAAAAAGAGCGGAAGAAGTAGTGCAGGCCTTAACCAACGATACCTCTGCAAAGTTAGAAGCATTGATCGCTGCTAAAGAAAAAGAATTGATGACAGTGTAA
- a CDS encoding PepSY-associated TM helix domain-containing protein, whose product MAIHKKQVYLIHSWAGIIAGIGLLILSVTGTVLCFKSDLEPIVYPELVAFKNAQPVKSYDALYKEAAEAYPDYFMLRIYAPSERDETYKAIMFGKKNIEDDIHIYYTQTGWKQLPDRWLHVVEELHVYLLMTRYTGMVFNFLLSAALVCVSITGFWIYRKPIFNILSFKTPLQLKSLANWHNNIGLISLVFCSIMGSTALIITFPSAFSGPVKARVLQTEMISGNLDDLIIKSIPFKGDSTEKLNNITFLHDKLQFHYNNPFYKNGALGEFTRVVLDTKTGEKVKRSGKSETELMRALNSCVSFHYGNFGGLTIKILYSLSGILLSLIVVTGGLLYFKRTKKISWNKKTVKANAVAVTAAQRFKQTVTYWSVFFTGFFFIGALLGLFMGQPFRSGVYLTVLLLFPFVLNMLLLAVFLLFYHLTRLIRRRKTTQFISSYSSISLYFFTPTLAWYVLVYVW is encoded by the coding sequence ATGGCGATTCACAAAAAACAGGTTTATCTGATACACTCCTGGGCGGGTATTATTGCGGGCATTGGTCTATTGATCTTATCTGTTACCGGTACTGTGCTTTGTTTTAAATCAGATCTGGAACCAATCGTTTATCCTGAATTAGTTGCATTTAAAAACGCGCAGCCGGTAAAATCCTATGATGCTCTTTATAAAGAAGCTGCTGAAGCTTATCCGGACTATTTTATGTTACGCATCTATGCACCATCAGAGCGTGATGAAACATACAAGGCGATTATGTTTGGTAAAAAAAATATAGAAGACGATATTCATATTTATTATACCCAAACCGGCTGGAAACAGCTGCCCGACCGCTGGCTGCATGTAGTAGAAGAGCTGCATGTTTATTTATTAATGACCCGCTACACCGGGATGGTCTTTAACTTTCTCTTAAGCGCTGCGTTGGTATGTGTGAGCATTACCGGATTCTGGATCTACCGCAAACCGATTTTTAATATCCTTTCGTTTAAGACTCCTCTTCAGTTAAAATCGCTTGCAAACTGGCATAACAATATTGGATTGATATCGCTCGTATTCTGCTCCATAATGGGATCTACAGCGCTGATCATCACGTTCCCTTCTGCTTTCAGCGGACCTGTTAAAGCACGTGTATTACAAACAGAAATGATCAGCGGTAACCTGGACGATCTGATTATTAAATCTATTCCGTTCAAGGGAGACAGCACAGAAAAATTAAATAACATTACTTTTCTGCATGACAAACTTCAGTTTCATTATAATAATCCTTTTTATAAAAACGGTGCGCTGGGCGAATTTACCCGTGTAGTGCTGGATACAAAAACGGGAGAAAAAGTAAAACGCTCCGGCAAATCTGAAACTGAGCTGATGCGTGCATTAAATAGTTGTGTATCCTTTCACTATGGAAATTTCGGCGGGCTTACAATAAAGATCCTGTATTCATTGAGCGGCATTTTGCTATCGCTGATTGTTGTTACGGGAGGATTACTTTATTTTAAACGAACAAAAAAAATAAGCTGGAACAAAAAGACCGTGAAAGCCAATGCTGTTGCGGTTACAGCAGCCCAGCGTTTTAAACAAACAGTAACATACTGGTCCGTATTTTTTACAGGTTTCTTCTTTATCGGAGCATTGCTAGGCTTGTTCATGGGTCAGCCTTTCCGATCCGGCGTATATCTTACAGTACTATTATTATTCCCTTTTGTATTGAATATGCTTTTGCTCGCTGTGTTTCTCCTTTTCTATCATTTGACCCGTTTGATCCGAAGAAGAAAAACAACACAATTCATCTCCAGCTACAGCAGTATTTCACTATACTTCTTCACGCCTACGTTGGCTTGGTATGTGCTGGTATATGTGTGGTAA
- a CDS encoding protein chain elongation factor EF-Tu, with protein sequence MKPTDFIAELEFLPSEKSGRKSPAHSGYRPHIEFENYPEYLTSGQQVYIGQHTAEPGTKVNAEITILGAEYFAKRIYENMAFTFCEGANTIGFGKVLEIINPDLRCTADADQKSINLNLYAEDIKHKLRADFGEKYPEAFRSMQRFIISDNAFQNPRIIRAVIYLANKNILQLEKTIQQARTDWRDILLWAEYQEENGQTIQVRDFTNEF encoded by the coding sequence ATGAAACCAACAGACTTCATAGCTGAGTTAGAATTTTTGCCATCTGAAAAAAGTGGCAGAAAAAGTCCGGCACATTCCGGCTACCGGCCGCATATTGAATTTGAAAACTATCCCGAGTACCTTACATCCGGACAACAGGTATATATTGGACAGCATACTGCTGAACCAGGAACAAAAGTCAATGCTGAAATAACTATACTCGGAGCAGAATATTTTGCAAAACGCATATACGAAAACATGGCATTTACATTTTGCGAAGGCGCAAACACAATTGGTTTCGGAAAAGTACTTGAAATTATAAATCCTGATTTAAGATGCACGGCAGATGCGGATCAGAAAAGCATCAACCTGAACCTGTATGCTGAAGACATCAAACATAAACTTCGGGCAGATTTTGGTGAAAAGTATCCGGAGGCATTCCGATCCATGCAGCGTTTTATTATTTCAGATAATGCATTCCAAAATCCTCGGATAATAAGAGCTGTTATTTATTTAGCAAACAAAAATATTTTACAATTAGAAAAGACAATACAACAAGCCAGAACAGATTGGAGAGACATTCTCCTATGGGCGGAGTACCAAGAGGAAAACGGACAAACAATTCAGGTAAGAGATTTTACGAATGAATTCTGA
- a CDS encoding DoxX family protein, translating into MQTHVHTNTFQTIFRIILGTFMIGAAIGHFTFARTDFQAQVPDWVPMDKDTVVLLSGIPELLLGLALVFWTRQKVYIGIILAIFYVLVFPGNIAQYTGAHDAFGLDTDQKRLTRLFFQPVLILWALWSTGALKALLKK; encoded by the coding sequence ATGCAGACACACGTACACACAAACACCTTCCAAACTATTTTCAGAATTATTCTCGGTACTTTTATGATTGGCGCTGCTATCGGTCATTTCACCTTTGCCCGCACGGATTTTCAGGCGCAGGTGCCTGACTGGGTGCCGATGGATAAAGATACCGTTGTGCTGCTTTCCGGTATTCCTGAACTGCTGCTGGGCTTGGCATTAGTATTCTGGACCAGACAAAAAGTATACATCGGCATCATACTGGCCATTTTTTATGTACTGGTTTTTCCCGGAAATATTGCACAATATACCGGCGCACATGATGCGTTTGGTTTAGATACCGATCAGAAAAGACTAACCCGCTTATTTTTCCAGCCGGTCCTTATTCTATGGGCGTTATGGAGTACAGGCGCATTGAAGGCATTACTAAAAAAATAA